ACAgctccgcttctctccctctatcATATAGTGATCTTATGGTATAGCATAAATCATTTGATAGAATCTCTTTCAATAAGTAAATACAATTATGAAATACAAGTACTATTCTATTATCTTTCAGTTATATGTTCAAGCCACAAGAGCTACCAACCAATGGATACGTGAATGAAGCACACAACTACGAGCATGACCGTACTATGTCACCGACTATAAAGATCAGTGAACTTATGAATGAGGGATACAACATCATCGAACGAGACAGATTCACTGGTTCCCATAATTTTTACAATGCGTCAGAAAAGATCAATGCAAAAGATGATGAAGCAGACTCCACAGGACAAGCGAGCTTCTCATCATATGCAGTTTCCAATGAGAACTTTATAGGTGATGTCAAAGAACAAGATGGCCATGTGTCTCAATCTAATGACAACCTGCATTCAACACCTACTTCAAGCCACCAGAATTTAGAAACACCAGAAGGCCACACAACCAACTCAGACGAGCCAGAATGCATTCAACATGAGCTATCTGGATCAATGCAGGAAAATATTTCTCTTACAGAAAGTGCAATACTTGAGGTCAAAAATAGTAACTTAAACTTAGAATC
Above is a genomic segment from Hyla sarda isolate aHylSar1 chromosome 1, aHylSar1.hap1, whole genome shotgun sequence containing:
- the LOC130355758 gene encoding uncharacterized protein C4orf19 homolog, giving the protein MGCNCCRMLNSYMFKPQELPTNGYVNEAHNYEHDRTMSPTIKISELMNEGYNIIERDRFTGSHNFYNASEKINAKDDEADSTGQASFSSYAVSNENFIGDVKEQDGHVSQSNDNLHSTPTSSHQNLETPEGHTTNSDEPECIQHELSGSMQENISLTESAILEVKNSNLNLESYNDIGNTTQFNGLLKEENVEQYPNIDLQDNADCGSCPPLDDHDLIQRSRPPSLVDVMIERNIARGSKKGIIAIDEEVLEDDMDPDVAEALAALAAAIAGEDYEDY